The following DNA comes from Castanea sativa cultivar Marrone di Chiusa Pesio chromosome 10, ASM4071231v1.
AATATTGATTGTTGTTAAATGAAATTTGAGTGGAAATTGAATTcatcaattttctcaaatttcaaaccTTAGAAAAAAGTGAGGTATGTTACAGTTGTTTAACGGAGCTAACCTTAAGTggataaagtgattttttttttaatacataaaaagCACAAAGTGCCAAAGTGAAATTCGGGTCTAATCTCAATTGGGGATTAGGTAATTaattattcattaaattaaaaaataattataaaattcgtgttcaaattgattaaactcACAAGTTATAATAGTTACACATGATATATATTTCAAGATAATAATTTCTTTCTCAACATATTCATCATCTTGCCTAATTAACTTTATATTATAtaacatataatttattatcattaacatttactttatatatatatatatatatatatatatattaattatagtaacttttctttatatttcttcttggacattacaaaaaaagaaaaagaaaaagaaaaaaagaattacgTTGTCATTCAATAAGTATAGaaataattttgcaaatttATAAGTGAGGTGTCAAGTGTGTATGTGATCCAAATTTATTGCAATACCTGAGCCATATATACATAGGATAGAACAATTGCCATAcatgatttcaaatttaaaattggaaccaaacaaaagacatataatatattaacaaATAGTACAGATTTAAGAAGTAATGATTAATGAGATAACAAATGATTGAGGAAATAGTagtaatattaaagaaaacTAACAGATGTTGAGTCAAATTTTTATCATTCGGTTAAAAGGCCTAAACCAACAACTAGTTGCTCTTATTCTAAATTCTCCACTGTAACTTGTCACCCTTGCAAACTGGATTTTGTTTAGCCAAAACATCTCTACCAATTGCCTTGAAATTCACATTACACGCATGTTTTTCTGGATATCTATGCATTCCACAAAACATGTTCCCACATTTGCACTCAAACCCTGTCAACCCCACTTTCTTGTTGCAGCTCTTGCACCTATTCTTCATGCTTGTCGAACCTTTAACTATAGCATCCACGCCAGCAGCCGAAGATGGTTGAGATTGAGCACTGGAGTTCATAGGATTGTCCAAGTCCAGTGCTTTAACTTTGTCTGCAAGTTCTTCTTTAAGAGAGTCATTGTAGCACTTTGAGCACATGTCCCTTGTGTCTGCCACTCCAAAGAAACCGCAACCATTAGCGCAGAGTGGAGGATCCATCTTCATTACAACTTCTTGATAGTCTTGTGGTTCATTGTCAGCTTTGGCTGTCTTGGGGAGTTCTTGTTTTTGAAAATCTCTGTAGCACTTGGAGCACAGGTTTTGTGTCTCAAGAGAACCATAAAAGCCGCAACCATTAGCGCAGAGAGGCCGTTCCATGTTCTTAAGATTCTCCTTCAAATCGGTCTTTCTAGCTTGTTTCTTGCTCTTATCTAATTGCTTCTACTTCTTCTCAATTCCTTCTCAGAATTTTTCTGTGTGATTGAAAGTTAATGGGGTTGTTTGCTATATATAAGGGGTGGTGGACTTGGAGTTAAAAAAGGAAATAGGAATCCTGAGTCAATTTGGACTTGGAGAGTTTGAAGCCACCGACTTCTACAGGTTCATTcgttttatcttttaaatttgaatttgattgttttCCTTCTCGGATTGGGgattaaaaagataatatttataaaatcagtTTGCCATTCGAATTAGGAAAGCTAAATTTGATTGTTTTCTTCTCGTAGTTGGATGTTTAAGGACTAATTCtcagcaccaaaaaaaaaaaaaaaaaaaagctaataaaaTCGTAGTCTAACGGTCAGTAATAGATAATAGTTaatttgagttttaaataaGTTTCCCTCTGGAGTCGGGACTACATCTCAAAAggataaaaactaaaaaaccacCCAAAAATAATCCAAACTTGTCATTAGTTTATATGTTTAAGGTCCGATTAGTTTTGGACTACATATAATTTAGATGATATTTTGTAGTAGGCTTTTATAATTAAAACGTATATACTAATATAATAAACGCTATCTACAACATATAATATAAGTAGATTGTAAAATTAATTACTGAAGTTTGAGATTGTTTAGATTTACTGAATTACAtcctaaagttttaaaaatttgattttacacTTTAAAGTTTGGTTCTGTTAGCAATTCATCCCCTCCGAATAGTTTTTGTAGTTAATGGTTGAAAATGTTGTCCTAAtcatctatactactatttaaggggcttcctctgtttggattcttatttttttagttcaaaaatgcccctatagtcccatgtttaaatagagacaaaattaaaggacaatccggtaaaaactcattttttagttcaaatatacccctacagtcttatgtttaagtagagacaaaattaaaggacaattcggtaaaaaaGCAACTccaactctcactaaaaaataggaccactctcctattaatttttaaattaatttattcacttataaattagatttttaaaataaaaatcatatatatataataattagatacagtttttttaacaaaataggactactaaaaaagaaaaatctcatcGCACgtgcgaagcgcgtgtgatgagactagtattgtttaagtttttttaaaatttatgtaggtaaaaaaagttatgaaaatgcatattgtattattttaacaACACATCTATTGTTTAAATGCACTAACCAAACACCTCCCAAACCACCATAAACCCACcgatcaaaaaagaaaagaagacaagcagtcaaaacccacaaatttcagAACCACCGTATTCCCACCAAAGCCACCATCCACCGGAAATCCACCACGTCCGACCCTTTATATCGCCGGTAACCCATCGCATCGCATCGCATCGCAAACCCCATCATTCAAAACCCAACCACAGCAAATGACAGCCCCATCACAGACTAAAAATCCTTACCCCACTCCCACTGTCGTGCTCTTCTACTACACACACAAAATACCAAACCCACGCCACCGATAAACCGAAGCTCCCAGATTACAAGAATTGCCACCACCGAAATCCCATCAACGCAGCTGCCGCAAGAGCCACCACCACCATGGCCCTCACTTGATCAGTGCCACGCTGCAACAATTCCACAAGCAATCCAGCGACCCGTAATCAATAGGTAACCGTGgcgttttgtttttgatttttgagtttgGTTGATAGTTGATAcgctgtttttttttattgaaactgaTACGGTGTTTTTTTATCTTACTTTGGTTGAGTTGAAATTACGCTTTGAGTTTTGTGATTTCACTTTGGGCAAAACACATTAGCGCAATGACGTGTCACTTGACTGCAAAAACTAACCGTATATCACACTTTAGAAGGTAAAATTTAATCAATCCCAatgtattttataatttacCATAAAATATAGTACGACAAGAATTAAATTACTTTTAAAGagtcttctaaattttttttttttaagagtagaATAATGTAATATGTTacaacttttttaataataaaatcacCTTACAGCCTCAaactatcccaaaaaaaaaaatggatttaaCATATAAATTGATGAATTAATACTAATCAAACCAATATTGATTTTATAAAGAAGTAAAAtgtaataacaaaaaagatgaaaatttattattatttaaaaaattaattaatttacctTGGAAAAGGTGACACATGATGAAGGAAAgttgaaatattattttcaattttgattttggagatgagagagagaatgtttGGTAATCTGAATTTTCAGGACGAATTGAATTAGTAGTCATAAGATCAATGTTGATTTCAGTGGACAAATATCATAGCAATCCACTTGCCATAAAGGAGGGGTGCTGGAGTGTCTGCCATGGTGATCTGGCTAGTTATACATGTCTCCTGTGGATGATAAGTAACAAGAAAGctctttttaatgaaattatgtACTTTAAAGCCCTATAGGGAGCCCAAGTAAAAGTGGATGGAAAACTTAAAAGGCATTTTGAAGTGAGATGCTAGACCTAGCACAGAAGGAAaaatctttttataaaaatacaatattttttctttgtcccCTGTAGAGGCAAAGACAGAGTCTCAAAGAAGCAAGAGGAGAGAATTCTAGTTCGGAGTCACAGAAGAGTGCAAATTAAATCTTGTGCTATACATTCTTGATATTAGAAATGATAATCACAGTACACGGCATATAGATAATATGTGACAAACATTTATTGTATTATTCTttgtacaaatatttttttatgtctGTAAGTAGATAATATGAGATTGTTGTAATTCACTTGATCATTGAACTCCAATATCTCTATCTTTGTTCTTCTGATCCCCACAACTATACCGGCAACCATGACGACGAGGCTTTTCAGGATTATCTGGGTCTGAGTCACTAGATTCCATGAAAAGGCCTCTGAGGCACCGTCTTTTAACGGTAGGCTCATATGTATGCTTCTCAGCCGGGGTGACATTGAACTCAGCCTTGCGTGTTTCAAGAAGTTCTGGTTTACCATTTGATTTGATGGAGTCTGCTTGATCAGGAGATAGAGCACAATGAACACCAGGACTCCTTGCTGTGAAAGAAGTGTCAGACACTATCGAGTTATTGATACCCTGTACATTGCTATTCACATGTAGCCATGATGGAAAATTCTCTTTGGACACTTTGTCCTTGGAGCTTCCCTCTAAATCAGTAGTGTCATTAATGCTCTCATCTGGGTTGAGCTTATAACCCCGGTGAATGTGGacagcttcttctttttcagcCAGCTCTGAGCTTAAGTGCATTGTTGCTCCTCTGTTTTCACCAGTTAAGGTTATGATACTAACTGGGTTTTCATCCATCTGATGGCCACTGGCTAGTTTTTGAACAAATCTCGAAATATCTTTTGTGACCTCTTCTTGGAATGGAGGAACTTGTCCCCCACTTGAGATGGCACTAGGCTTTTGTGTTGCTGATCTGATTGATGTGTGCCTGCCCTTTGGATGCACTGAACTTGAAGTTTTGATCTGTTTTGCATTAGAGCTGGTGGTCACAACTGTTTCCTTTCTCTCAAAAGTTTCTTCCCTTTCCTCATGCTGCTTATGTTTAGCTTGAAATACAAAACTCTGTAGGTCTTTAGTCTGTGTTTCTAAACCAGCTGTTGCTGAACTAACAAGCTCAGCGATTGTTCTCTTTGCTGGTTCTTCATAAGCTGgtccacttttcttttcttcttcaattttttcttgcACTACTTTCTTCCCAACTTGACTTTCCTTTGACTCTTTCTCAGGGAGGGGCTTAGAATCTAATTTCTTGGTTGGAGCAAGTGTATCTGTGGCTTCTATAGAAGCTGGGGAAACTTTTGTAGGCTGTGTTGCCACTCCATCAGGTTGAGAGGAGGTTACAATTGGTGTATGGTTCTGGGGTTTGGGAATAGTTTCAGATGGAACTTGTGCCTTTGGTTGAGGTTCTTGTGATGGTGGCTGAGACACAACGACTGGCTTTGGCTCTTGCTCAGATACAGATGATGGGGATTGAGTAGAAGTGGGAGTAGGCTGAGAGGTTTTTTGAATTGTAGGTTGTGAATTTGTTGGACCTGTTGGTTGTACCTGAGTGGTCGTGAGAGATGGAGATTGAGTAGAAGTGGGAGTAGGCTGAGAGCTTTCTTGAATTTTAGGTTGTGAATTTGTTGGACCTGTTGGTTGTACCTGAGTGGTTGTGAGAGATAGAGATTGAGTAGAAGTGGGAGTAGGCTGAGAGCTTTCTTGAATTTTAGGTTGTGAATTTGTTGTACCAGTTGGTTGTACCTGAGTGGTTTTGAGAGATGGAGAAGAAGGTTGTGATGTTGTTCGGCCAGCAGGTTGAGAGGACAAACGAGGTGGAGCCTCAGGCTGGGGGTCTGTCTGTGATGCTGGTTGTGTTTGAGATGTGCGAGATGGTGATGGGGGCACAGAGGCAACTCGTGATTGAGGTGCTGCTCGTGATGGTGATGAAGGCAGAGACGCTACATTCCGGGTTTGATTTGTTGTGCGGGATGGTGATGCTAGTTGAGAAGTGACCCGAGACCCGTTGGTTGCATGAGATGGTGGTGGCACAGCAGCTTGAGTTTGTGTTGTTGAACGAGATGGTGATGATGCTGGTTGGGAAGTGACTTGGGGTTGGGTGGTTGCACGAGATGGTGGTGGCACAGCAGCTTGAGTTTGTGTTGTTGAACGAGATGGTGATGATGCTGGTTGGGAAGTGACTTGGGGTTGGGTGGTTGCAAGAGATGGTGGTGGCACAGCAGCTTGAGTTTGTGTTGTTGAGCGAGATGGTGATGATGCTGGTTGGGAAGTGACTTGGGGTTGGGTGGTTGCAAGAGATGGTGGTGGCACAGCAGCTTGAGTTTGTGTTGTTGAACGAGATGGTGATGATGCTGGTTGGGAAGTGACTTGGGGTTGGGTGGTTGCACGAGCTGGTGGTGGCACGGCAGCTTGAGTTTGTGTTGTTGAAAGAGATGGTGTTGATGCTGGTTGGGAAGTGACTTGGGGTTGGGTGGTTGCACGAGATGGTGGTGGCACAGCAGCTTGAGTTTGTGTTGTTGAAGGAGATGGTGATGATGCTGGTTGGGAAGTGACTTGGGGTTGGGTGGTTGCACGAGATGGTGGTGGCACAGCAGCTTGAGTTTGTGTTGTTGAACGAGATGGTGTTGATGCTGGTTGGGAAGTGACTTGGGGTTGGGTGGTTGCACGAGATGGTGGTGGTACAACTGCTTGAGTTTGTGTTGTTGAACGAGATGGTGTTGATGCTGGTTGGGAAGTGACTTGGGGTTGGGTGGTTGCACGAGATGGTGCTGGTTGCTGAGGTTCAGTTCTTTGAGGTGCTTGAGCTTGGGAAGTGACTTGGGGTGCTGGGGCAATCCCTGCAGGCCTAAATGGTGGTCTCTGATTGGGGACAGTAGTAGTGGTTGGCTGTGTAGATGTTTGTGTTTGAACTGGAGGACGACGGGGTTGTGATTCAGTTGCTGGGCGTGGGGCTGGAGCAGCAGGTGTTGATAGCCAGGGGAGCCGAAAGCGAAATGGTTGCCTTTGTTCTGCCATAATATAGATGATCAAGAAGAATTCAAATCAAATGTGTTTGGTTTTTGAACTTGATGAAGGTAATGCTCAACATTGAAGGTTGATTGGTTATATATAAGTATGCATTTGATACCTTGGATACTTTTTAGGGCTTTTGTGCTGTTCTGTGCCTTGGGACCAACTCTCTCCTCTTGCTTCTTTGCCTCTATAGAGGAACAAAGAAATATGAGATTCTTTTAAACAGATTTTTCTTCTCTGGTAAGTCTAGCATCTCATTTCATTGCCTTCGGTTTACCAATTCTCTGCTCTCCTGTTTTTGAGGCTTCTAATAGATTTTGGTGTACTGTGTTGAACTTGTGCTGCGAGGCAAGGATCAACTTGTTTTCCCCCTCAAATCTCTAAAAGGTACTTAAAGACTTAAAGTATATGATTACTTTTAATGAGATTTATTTTATGGTTCATCCTCGTGATACATGCATTCTGAGCTAGATTacctttggggggggggggggggggggcactcCAATATGAATCATACCTCAACTATTATGCTTCTAGTGCGCATTTATTAGAGGCATTATGTATTGAAGCAACCTCATTCTTATCCCTATCCTCTCCCTCTCCTGCAGTTACAGctaaaacacaaactcaaaccAGActctttcaaaattcaaactctATTAGCAAATAATCCTCCACAGTCAAGCCAATCATTATCTCATGGAGATTGATATGATACTATCATGTAATctgaaaattcaaattaaatgtAATCTGAAAATTCAAATCTCATGTAAATTTGTAGGAAATCATTTCACtatttattgtaaatttgtaagtTTGTCAAACTAGTATTCCAAAAAAGTACTAATACTATATAACTAAATAACTTTGTCCGAGTGCTTTTTCCTAACATTTTGCTGCCAACTGCATGCAATaggaaatttattttctaatacTACCTGCTCTGCTAGACATTTTCAAAAGAAATCTGTAGAGCGCATTCTAGaaaacaaatttacaaaagCGTGGTAGTGAGAGAATAACAGAAAAGTAGAAAACCAATTTATAAAACCATGGCCATGCACATCTATCCGCAGCATTTCTCACAAAATAACTTTGTCAGAAGCTCAAAAGGTATAATGACTTTCTTTTATACTATACTATAAATGCATTGTATAACATCATATCATgataaaaaccacctccaaaaGTTCTTATTCGATTTCTTGTGGTTGTTTCGTGATAgttggtcctttttttttttttttttttgattatgGGATAGTTGGTCCTACAATCCAATGGAAACACATACTTAATGAGCTTTAGCATAAAGTAAAGGTGAAATTCCCATAGGTACCATTAAAAGGTAGGTTATAAACGCTTTGTGACAGGTAACAGGTTACGTGTTACCTGTTTTGCATATTGatcaatgaaataaatttatttttttcaacataTTAGGccaggctttttttttattttttattttttataaaaaaaaaatggtcaaaagATTTTGGTAATTAGAGGTTATTTTATGTGGAGATACTGATAAGGGATTAAGTTGATAATTCTATTTTTGAATTCTGATGgttaatttgaattatatttggATCCTCTCATATAGATTATATTATACAAAATTTCCTGGGGTATCTTAgtgatttttcatttattttattaattttttttgggggggggggcgggggtGACTTTATTTTAGTTACAAGTTTTGGTCAATATTTTGTACTATCATGTTCTCTTATTCTATTTTAGgagtaagaagaagaagaatagaagACTGACATgaaaatccaacccaaaaaaGCGTGATTCTTTAGTCTTTATCTTGAATCATATTTGTCTTAACTCTCATGCTCAAGCCGTGTGATTTAATCCTTAGACGACAGCACTACTTCAATCATATTCCAATGAAAGATTCattttttcctctaaaaaaatACTGTTGCCTTCTGTTAGCTTTTAATTCAAGTAATGATAGAAGTACAATGTTgtttactatgaatattttcgggatttatttatttatttatttatttattattatacatGATTTGCACGTATTCTAAAACTAGTACTAATTAGTTTGTGTTTGCTGCTATATACAGTCGATGAGTGTTGTCAAACATTAAAAGTGTGGGTATAATTATTGAAAAGTGAATACCATAGAATACCATGTTTTCTATGCAGTAAACATTTTACGAAGTGGTGGGAtcaatgtgtgtatatatataaggttgtatcttagtaatttcttactgtACTAGTAGCTatgaggatatatatatataaaatatttagattttatacttATGTTAACCCACGAGGAGGCCTAATTGGCTAGCACTAAATGAGATTTATACTTATCAAGATTTCAATAGTGGGATACTTCACCACCACCTATTTAGGCAATTCCTACGTAGTTTGATATTTTAAGTAGCAAAATTATCCAATAGGTTAAACCCTCAATTTTGTTCCTCATGAAAACTATATATAAGGAGAAGTTGGGGCCGAGCTATTGCATTGTATAATTGTCTTCAAC
Coding sequences within:
- the LOC142611650 gene encoding putative zinc finger A20 and AN1 domain-containing stress-associated protein 8 codes for the protein MERPLCANGCGFYGSLETQNLCSKCYRDFQKQELPKTAKADNEPQDYQEVVMKMDPPLCANGCGFFGVADTRDMCSKCYNDSLKEELADKVKALDLDNPMNSSAQSQPSSAAGVDAIVKGSTSMKNRCKSCNKKVGLTGFECKCGNMFCGMHRYPEKHACNVNFKAIGRDVLAKQNPVCKGDKLQWRI
- the LOC142613107 gene encoding uncharacterized protein LOC142613107 is translated as MAEQRQPFRFRLPWLSTPAAPAPRPATESQPRRPPVQTQTSTQPTTTTVPNQRPPFRPAGIAPAPQVTSQAQAPQRTEPQQPAPSRATTQPQVTSQPASTPSRSTTQTQAVVPPPSRATTQPQVTSQPASTPSRSTTQTQAAVPPPSRATTQPQVTSQPASSPSPSTTQTQAAVPPPSRATTQPQVTSQPASTPSLSTTQTQAAVPPPARATTQPQVTSQPASSPSRSTTQTQAAVPPPSLATTQPQVTSQPASSPSRSTTQTQAAVPPPSLATTQPQVTSQPASSPSRSTTQTQAAVPPPSRATTQPQVTSQPASSPSRSTTQTQAAVPPPSHATNGSRVTSQLASPSRTTNQTRNVASLPSSPSRAAPQSRVASVPPSPSRTSQTQPASQTDPQPEAPPRLSSQPAGRTTSQPSSPSLKTTQVQPTGTTNSQPKIQESSQPTPTSTQSLSLTTTQVQPTGPTNSQPKIQESSQPTPTSTQSPSLTTTQVQPTGPTNSQPTIQKTSQPTPTSTQSPSSVSEQEPKPVVVSQPPSQEPQPKAQVPSETIPKPQNHTPIVTSSQPDGVATQPTKVSPASIEATDTLAPTKKLDSKPLPEKESKESQVGKKVVQEKIEEEKKSGPAYEEPAKRTIAELVSSATAGLETQTKDLQSFVFQAKHKQHEEREETFERKETVVTTSSNAKQIKTSSSVHPKGRHTSIRSATQKPSAISSGGQVPPFQEEVTKDISRFVQKLASGHQMDENPVSIITLTGENRGATMHLSSELAEKEEAVHIHRGYKLNPDESINDTTDLEGSSKDKVSKENFPSWLHVNSNVQGINNSIVSDTSFTARSPGVHCALSPDQADSIKSNGKPELLETRKAEFNVTPAEKHTYEPTVKRRCLRGLFMESSDSDPDNPEKPRRHGCRYSCGDQKNKDRDIGVQ